In the Victivallis sp. Marseille-Q1083 genome, one interval contains:
- a CDS encoding GntR family transcriptional regulator has translation MTIGERIRKYIQDAQNSGALKPGDRLPSVPQFCQICDGSYASTQKALKNLEREGVIEIVHGNGAFLKGRSRLAVDFFMDCGSFYPLRQFQEELNRELEKRQLYLEVNLRDFVLENFAEPVLSAEKRFAVIAQDDWNTFPGNLMDYANFADYGETIEQLNEYDLGFRSVRIPYYTFLYQPAINPQFMKRIDFDRELEFTDLRWWDQYLEQCRKFGCCPASEHWQIHALWNFQFAFSRILPLVINERRSREELLRLPFFNTDAGRRGLHIMGSHTLLPDTSCGFFRGEEGVCLMMGTWISRQMGGKFKLKPEELRIVANRLDGRKICQHRLFSLRTFMYPGVTEDEQRRIWEFIKVLVSKPLQKCLADCTGCVSVRRDMKPADHPWVTREDYLEFFPEKGDRTISIKLLSPELTSALSTLFERYKFYGEALDDIAQCMDEKMKSIWLPT, from the coding sequence ATGACGATCGGTGAACGAATCCGCAAATACATCCAGGACGCTCAGAACAGCGGCGCCTTGAAGCCGGGCGACCGGCTGCCTTCGGTGCCGCAGTTCTGCCAGATTTGCGACGGCAGTTATGCCAGTACGCAGAAGGCGTTGAAAAATCTGGAACGGGAAGGCGTCATCGAGATTGTGCACGGCAACGGCGCCTTCCTGAAGGGGCGCTCCCGGCTGGCGGTCGATTTTTTCATGGACTGCGGCAGTTTCTATCCGCTGCGGCAATTCCAGGAGGAGCTGAACCGCGAGCTGGAAAAGCGGCAGCTTTACCTGGAGGTCAATCTGCGCGATTTCGTGCTGGAAAATTTCGCCGAACCGGTGTTGTCGGCGGAAAAGCGTTTCGCCGTCATCGCCCAGGATGACTGGAATACTTTTCCGGGCAATTTGATGGATTATGCCAATTTTGCCGACTATGGCGAGACCATCGAACAACTCAATGAATATGACCTCGGGTTTCGTTCCGTCCGGATTCCCTATTACACCTTTCTCTACCAGCCGGCAATCAATCCGCAATTCATGAAGCGGATCGATTTCGACCGGGAGCTGGAATTCACTGATTTGCGCTGGTGGGACCAATACCTCGAACAGTGCCGGAAATTCGGCTGCTGCCCGGCCAGCGAGCATTGGCAAATCCATGCGTTGTGGAATTTTCAGTTCGCTTTTTCCCGGATTCTGCCGCTGGTGATCAATGAGCGGCGCAGCCGGGAGGAGCTGCTGCGGCTGCCATTTTTCAATACCGACGCAGGCAGGCGGGGATTGCACATCATGGGCAGCCACACGCTGCTGCCGGATACCAGTTGCGGTTTTTTCCGCGGCGAAGAAGGTGTCTGCCTGATGATGGGAACCTGGATCAGCCGACAGATGGGGGGCAAATTCAAACTGAAACCGGAGGAGTTGCGGATCGTCGCCAACCGGCTCGACGGCCGGAAAATCTGCCAGCACCGGTTGTTTTCGCTGCGGACCTTCATGTATCCCGGGGTGACCGAGGATGAACAGCGGCGGATTTGGGAATTTATCAAGGTTCTGGTTTCCAAGCCGCTGCAGAAATGCCTGGCCGATTGCACCGGCTGCGTGTCGGTGCGGCGCGATATGAAGCCGGCCGACCATCCGTGGGTGACCCGGGAGGATTATCTCGAATTTTTCCCGGAAAAAGGCGACCGGACCATTTCAATCAAGCTGTTGTCGCCGGAATTGACTTCGGCGCTGTCGACGTTGTTCGAACGTTATAAATTTTACGGTGAAGCGCTCGACGACATCGCCCAGTGCATGGACGAGAAGATGAAGAGCATCTGGCTGCCGACATAA